GCTGCCGATCGCCCCGACCTGGTCATGGTCAGCGCCTGCCTCAACGGCCAGACCGGCCCCCACCGGGACTACCCGGGCTTCGGCGGACAGGGGGCAGCCCTGTCCGGCTACAACGCCCTGACCGGGTGGCCGGACCGGGAGCCCGTCGGGCCCTTCGGCACCATCACCGACTCGCTCTCGCCCCGCTTCGTGGCCACCGCCCTGGCCGCCGGGCTGTTGTACCGGCGGCGAACCGGCCGCGGCGTCTACCTCGACGTGTCCCAGGTGGAGGCGGCCGTCTACACCCTCTCGCCCTGGCTGCTCGACTTCGCGCACACCGGCGTGGTCGCCGAGCGCGACGGCAACCGGTCGCCAGGCGCGGTCCCCCACGGAGCCTTTCCCTGCCAGGGCGAGGACCGCTGGGTCGCGCTGGCCGCGTGGGATGACGACGAGTGGGCCCGGCTGGCCGAGCTCATCGGCGTGGATGATCCGTCCTTGGCGACCCTCGACGCCAGACTGGCGCGCATCGAGGAGGTGGAAGGGGCCGTGGCCCAGTGGACGGGAGCCCGGGCGGTCGACGATGTCGTCGCCACGATCCAGAGCCTGGGGATCGAGGCCGTGCCGGTGCAGGACTTCGGCGACGTGGTCGCCGACCCGCAGCTCGCAGCCCGGGGCCACTTCGTCACCCTCACCCACCCGGCCATGGGCGAGGGCATCTACGAGCGCAACGGCTTTCGCCTGAGCGACGCCCCCTCCGGCTACACCCGCACGGGGCCGACCCTCGGCCAGGACAACGACCACGTGCTGCGGGAGATCCTCGGGCTGAGCACGACCGAGATCGACAAGCTGGCCGCGGACGGCGCCCTCGACTGAGGGGTGCCTCAGCCGGAGCGGTGGATGAGGTTCATCCTCGCGGTGAGCACCGGCTCGCCCGTCCGCTCGTCGGTGTAGCGGGTCTCGGAGACGAGGAAGGTCATCGTCTTCCCCTTGCTCTCCTTCTCGTAGACGTCGGTGATGCGACCCTCGGACGCGAGGACGTCGCCGACCACGACCGGGCGGTGATACTCGAACTCCTGCTCGCCGTGGAGGACCAGGCCGCCCTTGGCCATGAGGCCCCCGATCACCCTCATGACGGCGCCGCTGTCCACTTCGGGATCCGGGGGCGGCTGGTTCTCGGGGAACGTGCCCCAGTGGGCCATGGCGAACCCGAAGGTCGGAGGGGCGGGGATCGAGTCGAACCCGGCGTCGACCGCCGTCCGCACGTTCTGATAGACGGGGCTGTCGTCCTTGATCGCCTTGGCGAAGTTCGACACCGGTCCCCGCTCGACGGCGAGGCGAGACGATCCGGTCTTCTTCCCGATGACGCTCGTGTCAACTGCCATGCCGTGACGGTAGGGGCCGCCCTGCGCCCGCCGCAAGCCCGGAGATCACCGTCCGACCCGGTTGCCGACCCTCCGGGACCCCGCCTACGTTTGTGACGTACGCGTCAGGTTTTCAACCGGAGGGTTTCGTGATGCCGCTGCTCGAGGACAAGGTCGCCATCGTGACTGGCGCTGGCCACGGCGTGGGGCGCGGTGAGGCGCTCGAGCTCGCTGCCGAGGGGGCCCGGGTGGTCGTCAACGACCTCGGTGGCTCGGTAAGTGGTGACGGCGCCGACAAGCGCCCGGCCGAGGAGGTGGCCGAGCTCATCCGCAGCCGTGGTGGGGAGGCGGCAGCCAACTACGACGATGTCGCCGACTGGAAGGGGGCCGCCAGCCTGATCCAGCAGGCGGTGGACACCTTCGGGCGCCTCGACGTGCTGGTCAACAACGCCGGCATCCTCAGGGACAAGATGATGTTCTCGATGACCGAGGACGACTTCGACTCGGTCATCAGGGTCCACCTCAAGGGCACGTTCGCGACGACCCACCACGCCTCGGTGTACTGGCGGGAGCAGTCGAAAGCGGGCACCCAGCCGCGGGCGGCCGTCGTCAACACCGTCTCCAGCGCGGGTCTGCAGGGCAACGTGGGCCAGGCCAACTACGGAGCGGCCAAGGCCGGCATCGCCTCACTCACCATCATCACCAGCCTGGAGCTCGCTCGCTACGGCGTACGGGCCAACGCCATCGCCCCGGGCGGGATGACCCGCATGTCGGGAGCGGTGGTGAAGGACATGGAGCTCAAGGAGCCGGAAGAGTACGAGAAGTTCGACCCCATGAACCCGGGCAACTCGGCGCCGATGGTCGCGTGGCTCGCCTCGGACGAGGCCCTGCACGTGACGGGCCAGGTGTTCCGGGCCGTAGGCTCGACGATCACCCACTACGCCCCGTGGACGCTGGGCGAGGGCATCGACGCCCCCGGGGAGCCGGCCAAATGGAGCCCGGGCGACATCGGCCCGGCGCTCAACGCTTCGGTGTTCCACTCCCGCCATCCCGGCCTCCAGATGGGCCGGGCGCGAGGCAGATAGCCTCGGCGCCAGCCCGGGCCGCGCCCGGCGACAGAGCTACGAGACTTGCGAGGCCGGCCCGGGAGGGCGGCCCAGATGACGAGGCCGGCCCGGGAGGGCGGCCCAGAGGCAGGGAGGACGAGTGGGCCTGCTCGACGGGAAAGTTGCGATCGTCACCGGCGCCGGTCGGGGTATCGGCCGGGCCGAGTCGCTCCTGCTGGCATCCGAAGGCGCCAGCGTGGTCGTCAACGACCTCGGTGGCGATTGGACCGGCGAGGGCAAGGACGATCGTCCCGCCCAGCAGGTGGTCGACGAGGTGGAGGCGGCCGGTGGCACCGCGGTCGCCAACTACGACGACGTGGCCAGCTGGAAGGGCGCCGAGAGCCTCGTCCAGCAGGCGGTCGACACCTACGGGGCCCTCGACGTGCTGGTGAACAACGCCGGCATCCTCCGGGACAAGATGTCGTTCAACATGACCGAGGACGATTGGGACGCGGTCATCAAGGTGCACCTCAAGGGCCACTTCTGCCCCTCACGCATCGCCGCCGCCCACTGGCGGCAGCGCTCCAAGGAGAGCGGCGCGCCGGTCTCGGCCGCCATCGTCAACACGTCGTCCGAGTCCGGGCTCTACGGCAACGCCGGCCAGCTCAACTACGCGGCAGCCAAGGCGGGCATCGCGGCGATGACGATCGTGCTGGCGCGAGAGCTCGAGCGAGTCGGCGTCCGGGTCAACGCCATCGCTCCGGTGGCCCGGACCCGGCTCACCGAGTCGCTGGGGGGCGGCTTCATGGCGCAGAAGGAGGGCGACTTCGACCGGTTCGCCCCGGACAACGTCGCTCCCGTCGTGGCCTGGCTGGCCTCCGACCTGGCGGCCGGTGTGTCCGGCCAGGTCGTCAAGGTCCAGGGCGGCGTGCTCCAGCTGGTCCAGGGCTGGCGCCCCGTCACCGAGGTCAAGGCGGACAAGCCCTGGACCGTCGACGCCGTGGACGAGGCCCGCTCCGCCCTCTTCACCCGCTCCGAGCCGGGCGTGCCGCCGTTCATGTTCGACGTGGAGGACTAGCCCGTGCGGCTGGCCTGGGGGCCCGCGGTCGACGAGTTCCGCGCCGAGCTGGTCGACTTTCTCGAGGAGCACGCCCCCCCGGAAGCCAAGGCCCTCAAGAGCTCTGGCACCCTGTCGGACAGCGGTGACGAGGAAGGCGCGTCGATCATCCCCGACTGGGCGCGGCGCTGGCAGGCGACCCTGTTCGACCACGGCTGGATGGTCCCGGGGTATCCGCCCCAGCTGGGCGGCCGCGACGCGACGCCCGTGCAGACCCTCGTCTACCTGCAGGAGCTGGCGGCGCGGGGCATCCCCCGCTCGCTGCACTTCCCCGGTTACGCCATCGTCGCGCCGAGCCTCCTCGAGTTCGGTAACGAGAGCCAGCGCCGCCTGGCGCCCGCCGCCATCCGGGGCGACGACGTGTGGTGCATCGGGATGAGCGAGCCCAACGCCGGCTCCGACCTCGCCGGCCTCCAGACCAGGGCCGTCCTCGACGGCGACGCGTTCATCGTCAACGGCCAGAAGGTCTGGACGTCCTATGCCACGGTGGCCGAGCGGTGCTTCTGCTACGTCCGCACCGATCCCACGGCGCCGAGGCACCAGGGCATCAGCGTGCTCATCATCGACATGGCCACACCCGGTATCGACGTCAGGCCGCTCCGGCAGTTCTCGGGCGCGGCCCACTTCGCCGAGGTCTTCTTCTCCGATGTCGTCGTGCCCGCGACAAATCTGGTCGGCGAGGTCAACGACGGGTGGCGCATCACGATGGGGTCGCTGGCGCATGAGCGCGGCGGCCTCTGGGTCCAGTCGGTGTCGCTGGTGGAATCCACACTGGACGACCTCGTCACCTTGTGCCGCCGCCGTGGGCTGACCGAAGACGCCGGCGTCAGGCGACGCCTGGCCGAGGCCTACGAGCAGGTATCGAGCCTGCGGGCCCTGGGCTACAAGGGGTTCACCAGCTTCGCCCGCACCAGCTCGGCGCCCGAGCACTCCTACCTCAAGCTCGCCACGTCGGAGCTCGGCAAGTCGCTCTACGAGCTGGGCATGGAGCTCCTCGGCCCCGACGGTGTGGTCATCGACGCCGAACGCGGGGAGGAGGGAGGCCGCTGGGTGCGGGGCTTCTTCTTGAGCTTCGCCAACACGATCGCCGGCGGCAGCTCCGAGATCCAGCGCAACATCATCGCCCAGCGGGTCCTCGGCCTCCCGAGAAGCTGAGGCGGGAGGATCCTCACCGACCAGCTCCCCGGTCAGCGGCGGCCGGCTCGCCCCGAAGGCGCCCGGCGCGCCGGGCGCCCCCCGAATATCCCCGTGTGCAACACCGCCGCCAGCGTGTCCACGGCGACGGCGTCGTCGACGGACAAGCCGCGGGAGAGCACGAAGTAGTTGACGCGCTCGAGCATGGCGATGAAGGCGAAGGCCGCCGGCTCGGGATTCACGCCGGGCGGGCGCGACGCCTCTCCGATCCGCTCGGTCAGCTTGGATGTGATCCTCCGCAACGAGCGCTGGCCCAGTCGGGCGAGCGCCGGGTCCGACACCTGGCTCTCGCTCCAGGCCCGGACGACCGACCCGTAGCGGCGGTACACCTCGACGAAATGCTGCACCCACGCGCGCAGCTGGGCCCGGCCCTCGGCGCCGGGGCCGACGGGGCCGAGGCTGTCCGCCAGCGCCTCCATCTCGGTGGCGCACTCCTTGGCCAATGCCGCCAGGAGGTCCTCCTTGCTGGCGAAGTACAGATAGAACGTCCCATGCGAGGTGTCGGCTATCCGAACGATGTCGTCGACTCTCGTCGCCGCGTACCCGATCGTCTCGAACGCTCTGAGCCCGGCGTCGAGCAGGCGGACCACGGTGCGCCGGCCCTGGGCGCGCAGGTCACGTTGCTGGGCGGGCGTACCCCCAGCGCGGACGGGGGCCTGTCGCCGTGCAGCTTGTCGATCCCGATAGTCTGACG
This DNA window, taken from Acidimicrobiales bacterium, encodes the following:
- a CDS encoding MaoC family dehydratase N-terminal domain-containing protein, which translates into the protein MAVDTSVIGKKTGSSRLAVERGPVSNFAKAIKDDSPVYQNVRTAVDAGFDSIPAPPTFGFAMAHWGTFPENQPPPDPEVDSGAVMRVIGGLMAKGGLVLHGEQEFEYHRPVVVGDVLASEGRITDVYEKESKGKTMTFLVSETRYTDERTGEPVLTARMNLIHRSG
- a CDS encoding SDR family oxidoreductase; this translates as MPLLEDKVAIVTGAGHGVGRGEALELAAEGARVVVNDLGGSVSGDGADKRPAEEVAELIRSRGGEAAANYDDVADWKGAASLIQQAVDTFGRLDVLVNNAGILRDKMMFSMTEDDFDSVIRVHLKGTFATTHHASVYWREQSKAGTQPRAAVVNTVSSAGLQGNVGQANYGAAKAGIASLTIITSLELARYGVRANAIAPGGMTRMSGAVVKDMELKEPEEYEKFDPMNPGNSAPMVAWLASDEALHVTGQVFRAVGSTITHYAPWTLGEGIDAPGEPAKWSPGDIGPALNASVFHSRHPGLQMGRARGR
- a CDS encoding SDR family oxidoreductase; translated protein: MGLLDGKVAIVTGAGRGIGRAESLLLASEGASVVVNDLGGDWTGEGKDDRPAQQVVDEVEAAGGTAVANYDDVASWKGAESLVQQAVDTYGALDVLVNNAGILRDKMSFNMTEDDWDAVIKVHLKGHFCPSRIAAAHWRQRSKESGAPVSAAIVNTSSESGLYGNAGQLNYAAAKAGIAAMTIVLARELERVGVRVNAIAPVARTRLTESLGGGFMAQKEGDFDRFAPDNVAPVVAWLASDLAAGVSGQVVKVQGGVLQLVQGWRPVTEVKADKPWTVDAVDEARSALFTRSEPGVPPFMFDVED
- a CDS encoding acyl-CoA dehydrogenase family protein, with amino-acid sequence MRLAWGPAVDEFRAELVDFLEEHAPPEAKALKSSGTLSDSGDEEGASIIPDWARRWQATLFDHGWMVPGYPPQLGGRDATPVQTLVYLQELAARGIPRSLHFPGYAIVAPSLLEFGNESQRRLAPAAIRGDDVWCIGMSEPNAGSDLAGLQTRAVLDGDAFIVNGQKVWTSYATVAERCFCYVRTDPTAPRHQGISVLIIDMATPGIDVRPLRQFSGAAHFAEVFFSDVVVPATNLVGEVNDGWRITMGSLAHERGGLWVQSVSLVESTLDDLVTLCRRRGLTEDAGVRRRLAEAYEQVSSLRALGYKGFTSFARTSSAPEHSYLKLATSELGKSLYELGMELLGPDGVVIDAERGEEGGRWVRGFFLSFANTIAGGSSEIQRNIIAQRVLGLPRS
- a CDS encoding TetR/AcrR family transcriptional regulator — encoded protein: MTSDYRDRQAARRQAPVRAGGTPAQQRDLRAQGRRTVVRLLDAGLRAFETIGYAATRVDDIVRIADTSHGTFYLYFASKEDLLAALAKECATEMEALADSLGPVGPGAEGRAQLRAWVQHFVEVYRRYGSVVRAWSESQVSDPALARLGQRSLRRITSKLTERIGEASRPPGVNPEPAAFAFIAMLERVNYFVLSRGLSVDDAVAVDTLAAVLHTGIFGGRPARRAPSGRAGRR